A portion of the Macaca mulatta isolate MMU2019108-1 chromosome 4, T2T-MMU8v2.0, whole genome shotgun sequence genome contains these proteins:
- the PRR18 gene encoding proline-rich protein 18 — protein MPFPPVPPQTAPAPGAQAARHLPRRPCAAGDKKRPPQRPEGLLSSSWPSATLKRPPARRGPGRDRTQLPAPPGVSPQASPCRALNPATCAQPRPAGSGHSPSRTTYAATSAGTGTTAAGTSLGTGAGPDTAARFSLNLTPEAVLVIQRRHLEKQLLARPRRPFPSPSAEPRRLLTPCPRARAAGLRRGGPASDPDASPAAGLGRRDPPPRAQLLSGGLQVPQLSPRSGSLRPMLKVSLLNERHRYDDVEYEEEPEVVDEGLVRKCTEWLRGVESAAAARGRAGALDSRRHLSTL, from the coding sequence ATGCCCTTCCCTCCCGTGCCGCCGCAGACCGCCCCCGCACCGGGGGCCCAAGCCGCGCGCCACTTACCCCGGAGGCCCTGCGCCGCGGGGGACAAGAAGAGGCCCCCACAGAGGCCCGAGGggctcctctccagctcctggccCTCCGCCACGCTCAAGAGGCCGCCGGCCCGGCGCGGCCCCGGCCGGGACAGGACGCAGCTGCCGGCCCCTCCGGGCGTCTCCCCCCAGGCCTCGCCCTGCCGCGCGCTGAACCCAGCCACGTGCGCCCAGCCCCGGCCAGCCGGCTCCGGCCACAGCCCATCGAGGACCACCTACGCGGCGACCTCGGCAGGGACGGGGACCACCGCCGCAGGGACCTCCTTGGGGACGGGGGCCGGTCCTGACACCGCTGCGCGCTTCTCCCTGAACCTCACCCCCGAGGCCGTCCTGGTCATCCAGAGGCGTCATCTGGAGAAGCAGCTGCTGGCGCGGCCTCGCAGGCCCTTCCCCTCACCCTCGGCTGAACCCAGGCGCCTACTCACTCCCTGTCCCCGGGCCAGGGCCGCGGGCCTGCGGAGGGGCGGCCCCGCCAGCGACCCTGACGCGTCCCCAGCAGCTGGCCTGGGCCGCCGCGAccctccgccccgcgcccagCTGCTGTCCGGCGGCCTGCAGGTTCCCCAGCTGAGCCCGCGGTCCGGGTCCTTGCGCCCGATGCTCAAGGTGTCGCTGCTCAACGAGCGGCACAGGTACGACGACGTGGAGTACGAGGAGGAGCCGGAGGTGGTGGACGAGGGCCTGGTGCGCAAGTGCACGGAGTGGCTGCGCGGCGTGGAGTCGGCGGCTGCAGcgcggggccgggccggggccCTGGACTCACGGCGGCACCTGAGCACGCTGTGA